A region from the Kazachstania africana CBS 2517 chromosome 11, complete genome genome encodes:
- the IPL1 gene encoding aurora kinase (similar to Saccharomyces cerevisiae IPL1 (YPL209C); ancestral locus Anc_6.222), producing the protein MPETSKRPSILRDALGRDPLVNMRVNNTGIVSPIRRSYQQSNKAWQISKSPSRIPSSPAKPLSRTRLHRETGIVSPSRLKNVAMSKVSSSPLQIKQTTLEDFEIGKKLGKGKFGKVYCVKHKKSGFICALKAMEKNEIIQYNLQKQVRREIEIQTILNHPNLTKLYSFFHDEKRIYIVMEYLIQGELYKLLQSHGPFNDVLASNYVYQIADALDYLHQKHIIHRDIKPENILIGFNNTVKLTDFGWSIINPKGIRRKTLCGTIDYLSPEIITSKEYDHTVDIWALGVLAYELVVGSPAFEEETKEMTYKRIVKGELKFPEHLPNIVRDLIQRILVIEPSKRMSLKEIKRHPWILKNKPLW; encoded by the coding sequence ATGCCGGAGACTAGTAAACGTCCATCAATTCTGAGGGACGCCCTTGGACGTGATCCATTGGTGAATATGCGCGTGAATAACACTGGAATAGTAAGTCCAATAAGACGATCATATCAACAATCAAATAAGGCGTGGCAAATATCAAAGTCACCCTCGAGGATTCCTTCCTCCCCAGCGAAGCCTTTATCTAGGACCAGACTACATAGGGAAACTGGGATAGTTTCCCCCAGCAGACTGAAAAATGTGGCAATGTCAAAAGTGTCCTCTTCACCTTTACAGATCAAGCAAACCACATTAGAGGATTTCGAAATTGGCAAAAAATTGGGAAAAGGCAAATTTGGTAAAGTGTATTGTGTTAAACACAAGAAAAGTGGGTTTATATGTGCTTTAAAAGCTATGGAGAAGAATGAGATTATTCAATACAATCTCCAAAAGCAAGTTAgaagagaaattgaaattcaaacaaTATTGAACCATCCAAACCTTACGAAACTATATTCATTCTTCCatgatgaaaagagaatCTACATTGTTATGGAATATCTAATTCAGGGCGAACTGTATAAACTTTTACAATCTCACGGTCCGTTCAACGACGTACTGGCTTCGAACTATGTCTACCAAATTGCAGATGCTCTCgattatcttcatcagaagCATATCATTCATAGAGATATTAAGCCGGAAAATATACTAATTGGATTCAATAATACCGTCAAATTAACGGATTTTGGCTGGAGTATAATCAATCCTAAGGGTATACGAAGGAAGACGTTATGTGGGACAATCGACTATCTTTCTCCCGAAATTATTACGTCAAAAGAGTATGATCACACGGTGGATATTTGGGCATTAGGTGTTCTGGCATACGAATTGGTCGTGGGATCGCCAGCTTTCGAGGAAGAAACCAAAGAGATGACATATAAGAGAATCGTCAAGGGTGAACTAAAATTTCCTGAACACTTGCCGAACATTGTCAGAGATCTGATACAGCGAATCCTAGTTATTGAGCCCAGCAAGAGAATGTCACTGAAGGAAATCAAACGCCATCCATGGATCCTCAAAAACAAACCACTATGGTAA
- the NIP7 gene encoding ribosome biosynthesis protein NIP7 (similar to Saccharomyces cerevisiae NIP7 (YPL211W); ancestral locus Anc_6.225), with protein sequence MRQLTEEETKVVFEKLAGYIGRNISYLVDNKENPHVFRLQKDRVYYVPENVAKLATSVARQNLMSLGICLGKFTKTGKFRLHITALSILGQHAKYKIWIKQNGEMPFLYGNHVLKAHVGKISDDIPEHAGVIVFSMHDVPLGFGVSAKSTSESRNLQPTAIVAFRQADIGEYLRDEDTLFT encoded by the coding sequence ATGAGACAGCtaactgaagaagaaactaaAGTCGTGTTCGAAAAGCTTGCTGGATACATAGGAAGAAACATATCGTATTTGGTGGACAACAAAGAAAATCCACATGTTTTTAGACTACAGAAAGATAGAGTATACTATGTCCCAGAAAATGTTGCCAAACTGGCTACAAGTGTAGCAAGACAAAATCTTATGTCCTTAGGTATCTGTCTAGGTAAATTCACCAAAACCGGTAAATTCAGATTGCATATAACTGCCCTTTCCATATTGGGTCAACATGCCAAGTACAAGATTTGGATCAAACAAAATGGTGAAATGCCATTCCTTTACGGTAACCATGTTTTAAAAGCTCATGTTGGTAAAATATCTGACGATATTCCAGAGCATGCAGGTGTTATTGTTTTCTCCATGCACGACGTTCCTCTAGGTTTTGGTGTTAGTGCAAAGAGCACTTCTGAATCCAGAAATCTCCAGCCAACCGCTATTGTTGCATTCAGACAAGCTGATATTGGTGAGTATTTGAGAGACGAAGATACATTATTTACCTAG
- the SRP72 gene encoding signal recognition particle subunit SRP72 (similar to Saccharomyces cerevisiae SRP72 (YPL210C); ancestral locus Anc_6.224), whose amino-acid sequence MARDSLTDLLGQLSVHSSHNEHFQVEKTCIELLNSGCANPNVVLKHCLVAIIKQDKYQQALKVLAKHKVIHEKYASQFRLERLYIYYKLNKVEEFEKLYSSIVTDDIDSLLSKSESQLSSLRGILHVRAQFCVKNGFDEEALKIYNYLASHNNNGQDDNVELLCNVRVPLTSSPELLSENPTELHVIADSHDLLFNQSMILSAQGNFEESIFLLEKALQMATSEDYKDDMNSIQLQLSYVYQLAGEKSKCKELLEPLLERLPAGTPLKLIATNNIKSFIDFSKYKTNFNLLARELNVEKLNSFNLQKFTYEQWSLFQRNCLFIHLFNNVDIQSKSTILSRTLSTYSKIVDNVVIEPYKTQARKLYHNAVNTIKSGTQGSVIGLTLLAVQLLVVEKEWDNAIRLCELFYNKSQDEEKQMTESKKTIIYVLFELYNVSNRNNSKSILLKKIMSSFIPTTSEFEFWKHIGFQYLTVNDPRNAKNIFKIISEGKDDTLIKGVLNEEDFSIEKGVGLVNSIDVDALIEAGSKPLETKSSKPNTFPINRIAKKKHDLTKKKRKAQKLKKFLATHDVNGTIDPERWLPLRDRSTYRPKKKQLAKQTQGVTMSKKAEQALDMSKKKSTKAQASKKATKKKGRK is encoded by the coding sequence ATGGCCAGAGATAGTTTAACAGATCTATTGGGGCAGTTATCTGTCCATTCTTCTCATAATGAACATTTCCAAGTTGAGAAAACGTGCATCGAGCTGCTGAACAGTGGCTGTGCTAATCCGAACGTTGTTTTAAAGCATTGTTTGGTTGCAATAATCAAACAGGATAAGTATCAGCAGGCACTCAAGGTTCTAGCGAAACATAAGGTTATACACGAGAAATATGCAAGTCAATTTCGCCTGGAAAGATTATACATCTATTACAAATTAAATaaagttgaagaattcGAGAAATTGTATTCCTCTATTGTCACAGATGATATAGATTCTCTATTGAGTAAGTCTGAATCACAACTAAGTTCACTGAGAGGGATTCTACATGTGAGAGCACAGTTCTGTGTCAAAAATGGTTTCGATGAAGAAGCGTTAAAAATCTACAACTATTTGGCTTCGCATAATAACAATGGTCAAGATGATAATGTTGAGCTTTTATGTAACGTCAGAGTACCTTTAACTAGCTCTCCAGAATTGTTGTCTGAAAATCCAACTGAACTCCATGTTATTGCTGACTCTCATGATTTGTTGTTCAATCAATCTATGATCTTGAGTGCACAAGggaattttgaagaaagtatCTTTTTACTGGAAAAGGCTCTACAAATGGCTACTTCAGAGGACTATAAAGATGACATGAACTCCATCCAACTGCAATTATCTTATGTGTATCAATTGGCTGGTGAAAAATCGAAATGTAAGGAACTTTTAGAACCTTTACTAGAAAGATTACCAGCGGGAACTCCATTAAAACTAATTGCTACgaataatattaaatcatttattgatttctcTAAATATAAAACCAATTTCAATCTACTTGCCAGAGAATTAAACGTCGAAAAATTGAACTCGTTCAATTTGCAAAAATTCACATATGAACAATGGTCACTTTTCCAGCGCAATTGTCTCTTTATCCATTTATTTAACAATGTCGATATCCAGTCAAAGTCAACAATTTTGTCGCGCACCCTAAGCACATATTCTAAGATTGTGGATAATGTTGTCATAGAGCCCTACAAGACACAAGCTAGGAAATTATATCATAATGCCGTAAACACTATTAAAAGTGGAACTCAAGGAAGCGTTATAGGTTTAACTCTATTGGCTGTTCAATTGTTGGTGGTTGAAAAAGAGTGGGATAATGCAATTAGATTAtgtgaattattttataacAAATCTCAAGATGAGGAAAAACAAATGACtgaatcaaagaaaacaataatATACGTCTTATTTGAACTTTATAATGTCTCCAATAGAAATAACTCCAAGAGTAtattgttgaaaaaaattatgagTTCTTTTATTCCTACGACAAGTGAATTCGAATTCTGGAAGCATATCGGCTTTCAATATTTAACAGTTAATGACCCACGTAATGCTAAAAacatatttaaaattatctcCGAAGGTAAAGATGATACTCTTATCAAAGGTGTCctaaatgaagaagattttaGTATTGAAAAGGGTGTTGGATTAGTTAATAGCATTGATGTTGACGCACTTATTGAAGCCGGTAGCAAACCATTGGAAACTAAATCATCAAAGCCAAATACATTTCCTATCAATAGAATTGCTAAAAAGAAACACGATTTAACTAAGAAAAAGAGGAAGGcacaaaaattgaagaaatttttagcAACGCACGATGTCAATGGTACTATTGATCCTGAGAGATGGTTACCTTTAAGAGATAGATCTACTTATAgaccaaagaagaagcagtTGGCCAAGCAAACTCAAGGTGTCACGATGAGTAAGAAAGCCGAACAAGCTCTAGATATGTCCAAGAAGAAATCTACTAAAGCACAAGCATCCAAAAAAGCTACGAAGAAAAAGGGTCGTAAATAG
- the THI6 gene encoding bifunctional hydroxyethylthiazole kinase/thiamine-phosphate diphosphorylase (similar to Saccharomyces cerevisiae THI6 (YPL214C); ancestral locus Anc_6.231) yields the protein MICNKNAVDYSLYLVTDSSMLPPNTSLYSQIEAGLKNGVTVVQVREKDSDTGAFIDEAVRIKELCTKYQVPLMINDRVDVAMAIDADGVHVGQDDMPIPMVRKLLGPDKIIGWSVGKVEEVETLAYWGPEMVDYIGVGTVFPTETKKNTKIPMGPRGVARILTALEDNKAEWCRTVAIGGLHPTNIERVLYQSFSQNGKRSLDGIAVVSDIMAAPDAGAATKRLQGLLKQNAYHFIPPCSVEKSDLSLHSKIKTVISNVNDKAPLIHHITNKVHQNFGANVTLSLGSSPIMSEIESEAQDLAELPHAALLLNTGSVAPVQMVKTAIAAYNKVKKPIVFDPVGYSATETRLLLNNTLLSHGQFTCIKGNIGEILSLANMSKNKMKGVDSGDHIVDKKYLALATKTVAYNFRTVAVCTGEDDFIADGTFGGEYKLGHGLNKHSLDDVPCLRVENGPIPIMGQITASGCSLGTTIACFLGGYDSRISVFETVTAAVMLYKSAGFKAASLCQGTASFQVHLVDTLYNLFQENSPETWTAKVSVV from the coding sequence ATGATTTGCAATAAAAATGCTGTTGATTATTCGCTATATCTGGTAACCGATTCTTCGATGCTTCCACCAAATACCAGTCTTTACTCTCAAATAGAAGCCGGTTTGAAGAATGGTGTTACTGTGGTTCAGGTACGTGAAAAAGACTCTGATACTGGAGCTTTTATAGATGAAGCTGTAAGAATCAAAGAGCTATGTACAAAATATCAAGTTCCTTTGATGATCAACGATCGTGTGGATGTCGCTATGGCGATTGATGCTGACGGTGTCCACGTTGGACAAGATGATATGCCCATTCCAATGGTTAGAAAGTTGCTTGGTCCTGACAAGATTATTGGCTGGAGTGTGGGAAAAGTTGAAGAAGTCGAAACTTTAGCCTACTGGGGTCCAGAGATGGTGGATTATATTGGTGTAGGTACAGTATTTCCAACAGAAACTAAGAAGAACACGAAAATACCAATGGGACCTCGAGGTGTTGCCAGAATTCTAACTGCTTTAGAGGATAATAAAGCCGAGTGGTGCCGTACCGTGGCTATTGGTGGTTTACATCCCACCAATATCGAAAGAGTCCTCTACCAAAGTTTCTCTCAAAATGGGAAAAGGTCACTAGACGGGATTGCAGTTGTTAGTGACATTATGGCCGCTCCAGATGCCGGTGCTGCTACTAAAAGACTTCAAGGGCTACTTAAGCAGAACGCATACCATTTTATCCCACCATGCTCAGTGGAGAAGTCCGATCTGTCTCTTCattccaaaattaaaacTGTTATCAGTAATGTAAATGATAAGGCCCCTTTGATTCATCATATCACGAATAAagttcatcaaaattttggtgCCAATGTCACCTTATCTTTAGGATCGTCACCCATAATGTCTGAAATTGAGTCGGAAGCTCAAGATTTAGCCGAGCTTCCTCATGCAGCTTTACTATTGAATACTGGTTCAGTGGCACCGGTGCAAATGGTGAAAACAGCCATTGCTGCCTACAACAAAGTGAAAAAACCTATTGTCTTTGATCCCGTTGGTTACAGCGCCACAGAAACTAGACTGCTTTTAAACAACACATTATTATCGCATGGACAGTTCACATGTATCAAGGGTAATATTGGTGAGATCTTATCTTTGGCCAATATGTCCAAAAACAAGATGAAAGGTGTAGATTCAGGTGATCACATtgttgataaaaaatatcttgCTCTTGCAACGAAAACTGTCGCTTACAATTTCAGAACTGTAGCTGTCTGTACTGGTGAAGACGATTTCATAGCTGATGGGACCTTTGGTGGAGAATACAAATTAGGACATGGATTAAACAAGCATTCGCTTGATGACGTTCCCTGCCTACGTGTGGAAAACGGTCCAATACCGATTATGGGCCAAATAACAGCCAGTGGTTGTTCTTTAGGAACCACCATAGCGTGCTTTTTAGGTGGTTACGACTCAAGGATCAGCGTATTTGAAACTGTTACTGCTGCAGTAATGCTGTATAAATCCGCTGGTTTCAAAGCTGCAAGTCTTTGCCAAGGTACAGCAAGCTTTCAGGTCCACTTAGTTGATACGCTATATAAT
- the PUS1 gene encoding pseudouridine synthase PUS1 (similar to Saccharomyces cerevisiae PUS2 (YGL063W) and PUS1 (YPL212C); ancestral locus Anc_6.226), producing the protein MSEENLRPVYDDQPSEDVYKRGAQYNMTKARKADFDNESNEGKPAEKKQRIGKPLEVDANGNVIPRAPRLPKRKVAVMVGYCGTGYHGMQYNPPNPTIEAALFKAFVDAGAISKDNSNDLKKNGFMRSARTDKGVHAGGNLISLKMIIEDPEIKQKINEKLPEGIRVWDINRVNKAFDCRKMCSSRWYEYLLPTYSLIGPKPGSVLYEDIEKSKIELPGVLDEDIESKEFWTNFKKDVDENFKSEEIEAILSYTPPPRDEFSDTEELYLKVKKYKQLENLHRRKYRISNEKLVKFRKAMKQYLNAHNFHNFTLGKEFKDPSAIRFMKQIKVSEPFVIGEAKTEWVSIKIHGQSFMLHQIRKMISMATLITRCGTPVERITQSFGPQKINIPKAPALGLLLESPVFEGYNARLEKFGYQPIDFSRYQAEIDAFKMKHIYDKIYKEEVDENVFNAFFSYIDSFNKVTGANGEETEDKKGQTVQKSIFEFLTARGIPGLDAAGTESNAKSEKDEPRETKNTGEQTEAAIENDTKEPIETQKDEKSFISS; encoded by the coding sequence ATGTCTGAAGAAAATCTAAGACCTGTGTATGATGATCAGCCATCTGAAGATGTCTACAAGAGAGGTGCCCAATATAATATGACAAAAGCACGTAAGGCTGATTTCGATAATGAATCAAACGAAGGTAAACCtgctgaaaagaaacaacGTATCGGTAAACCACTAGAAGTTGATGCAAATGGGAATGTCATTCCAAGGGCTCCAAGACTACCTAAGCGTAAAGTTGCTGTCATGGTTGGCTACTGTGGTACTGGTTACCACGGTATGCAATACAATCCACCAAACCCTACTATTGAAGCCGCCCTTTTTAAGGCTTTTGTAGACGCTGGTGccatttcaaaagataacTCTAAcgatttgaagaaaaatgggTTCATGAGATCTGCTAGAACTGATAAAGGTGTCCACGCAGGTGgtaatttgatttctttaaagATGATCATTGAAGATCCAGAAATTAAGCagaaaatcaatgaaaaattaccaGAAGGTATTCGTGTCTGGGACATTAACCGTGTAAACAAGGCCTTTGACTGTAGAAAAATGTGTAGTTCTCGTTGGTACGAGTATCTGTTACCTACTTATTCATTAATAGGACCAAAACCTGGTTCTGTTCTTTATGAAGACATCgaaaaaagcaaaattgAGTTACCAGGTGTTttagatgaagatattgaatctAAGGAATTTTGGACCAATTTTAAGAAAGACGTTGacgaaaatttcaaatctgaagaaattgaagcaATTTTGTCCTACACTCCCCCACCAAGAGATGAATTTTCTGATACTGAAGAACTTTAtttgaaagtgaagaaatATAAGCAATTAGAAAACTTACATCGTAGAAAATACCGTATCtcaaatgaaaagttgGTTAAGTTCCGTAAAGCTATGAAACAGTACCTCAATGCTCATAACTTCCACAATTTCACCCTGGGAAAAGAGTTCAAGGATCCAAGTGCAATCAGATTCatgaaacaaataaaaGTTTCGGAACCATTTGTAATTGGTGAAGCCAAGACAGAATGGGTTTCAATCAAAATCCATGGTCAATCTTTCATGTTACATCAGATTCGTAAAATGATATCCATGGCAACATTGATTACTCGTTGTGGAACTCCTGTTGAACGTATCACACAATCCTTCGGTCCTCAAAAGATCAACATTCCAAAGGCACCTGCACTTGGGTTATTACTAGAGTCCCCAGTTTTCGAAGGTTACAACGCAAGACTAGAGAAATTCGGTTATCAACCTATCGATTTCAGTAGATACCAAGCGGAAATCGATGCTTTCAAGATGAAGCACATTTACGATAAAATCTACAAGGAGgaagttgatgaaaatgtttTCAATGCCTTCTTCAGTTATATTGATAGCTTCAACAAAGTTACTGGGGCAAATGGCGAAGAAACCGAAGATAAGAAAGGCCAAACTGTTCAGAAGagtatttttgaattcttgaCTGCCAGAGGTATTCCAGGTTTGGATGCTGCTGGTACTGAATCAAATGctaaaagtgaaaaagaTGAACCAAGGGAAACTAAAAATACTGGAGAGCAGACTGAAGCTGCgattgaaaatgatactaAAGAGCCTATTGAGACCcaaaaagatgaaaaatcttttatCTCATCCTAG
- the LEA1 gene encoding U2 snRNP complex subunit LEA1 (similar to Saccharomyces cerevisiae LEA1 (YPL213W); ancestral locus Anc_6.230) encodes MKLTPSTVIDAPSYYVDHFDGKYNVDNCTILRNLNIETDSESFPSSMKHLKTPTNVLDLTNNDLFEIPNLRNRTDIHTLLLSRNRIRNIDGQRLPINLVNLVLASNEIKNLADINGLRKCPKTLKNVTFRGNPICHLEGYREYILRLVPRLDVLDFSRISDIERNSAKNTEIKTKVKVPGTETGTEIRTSGDKAIEMMNFVVGKMSKERRKELKEQLAKATTLEEISRLEKLLSGGV; translated from the coding sequence ATGAAGTTGACGCCTAGTACAGTGATAGATGCTCCCAGCTATTACGTGGATCATTTTGATGGGAAATATAATGTTGATAACTGCACTATCCTTCGAAATCTCAATATAGAGACTGATTCAGAATCCTTTCCTTCCAGTATGAAACATTTGAAAACCCCCACAAACGTATTAGATTTGACGAATAATGACCTGTTTGAGATTCCCAATCTTCGAAATCGGACGGATATTCATACGTTACTGTTATCTCGAAACAGAATAAGAAATATTGATGGTCAGAGATTGCCTATtaatttggtaaatttaGTACTAGCAAgcaatgaaatcaaaaatttggcCGATATTAATGGTCTTAGGAAATGCCCCAAGACACTAAAGAATGTAACGTTCAGAGGCAACCCCATATGTCATCTAGAAGGTTATAGAGAATATATTCTTCGATTAGTACCCAGATTGGATGTTCTGGATTTTAGCAGGATTTCAGATATCGAACGCAACTCAGCTAAAAATACagaaatcaaaacaaaagTAAAGGTTCCAGGGACTGAAACTGGAACCGAAATACGAACTAGTGGTGATAAAGCTATTgagatgatgaattttgtGGTAGGAAAAATgtcaaaagaaagaagaaaagaattgaaagagcAGCTAGCCAAGGCAACCACCTTAGAAGAGATATCAAGGTTGGAAAAACTACTCTCTGGTGGTGTATAA
- the RKM1 gene encoding protein-lysine N-methyltransferase (similar to Saccharomyces cerevisiae RKM1 (YPL208W); ancestral locus Anc_6.221): MSLEALDSLLEWGQQNHVKIPQNVEFVYDELRGIHCKSKDMVTDVLKFELPHNVILTGVLAEKVFGTNNTTWCKFLLAKLMFDKDATLCDGTDLTEKFNPYLNALPKVVNSPLVWNPRELELLRNTNLGNSIRGKLKSIYKEWYDVVSNMTNKKFFEVETISHDISCYENFEHISSERMYDDILSNTANKSPAVWYSFSAFLWSHLIFTSRAFPEYIINPECDPFSVMLLPIVDLLNHDYQAKAEWSSNEDRSFCYKNLNENLKAGDEVLNNYGAKGNEELLSGYGFVLENNICDSLLLKLKLPDDTIRDILDYEPDIELLTIDDYTTFAFETEMAQKANATNKKTVENFSDGIIYLINVQNPRATVLKLLKLFSYLKKCSGKESHKDLRARFDGLHTLRGAIEQNLSAMKSEPVFTENYREKYDLNEYRLYCASEYRKGQEQVLKNTISEIRAIEKEWLKENKHSLLSINKILKNDTQFAENELSSLFQGIDQEDVAFESTFDLLIIWIVAKAKYASFPSKYEWVGKQFNELHRVIGDAIDIDVQNDASAFYEEFFTSKSEAILPPVTLDEIQRAFMFVKYNCFTRVSSDETILVKK, encoded by the coding sequence ATGTCATTAGAAGCACTGGATTCACTTTTAGAGTGGGGCCAACAAAACCACGTCAAGATACCCCAGAATGTTGAGTTTGTTTACGACGAACTCAGAGGAATTCATTGTAAAAGCAAGGATATGGTAACTGATGTACTGAAATTTGAACTACCACATAATGTTATACTCACAGGAGTATTGGCTGAAAAAGTCTTCGGGACAAATAATACGACATGGtgtaaatttcttttgGCAAAACTCATGTTCGATAAAGACGCTACTCTATGTGACGGTACAGATTTgactgaaaaattcaatccTTATTTGAACGCATTACCTAAAGTCGTGAATTCACCATTGGTTTGGAACCCACGGGAATTGGAACTGCTCAGGAACACCAACCTAGGGAACTCAATAAGaggtaaattgaaaagtattTATAAGGAATGGTACGATGTAGTCAGCAATATGAcaaataagaaatttttcgaGGTGGAGACAATTTCTCATGACATTTCATGCTACGAAAATTTCGAACATATCTCTTCTGAAAGGATGTATGATGATATTCTTAGTAACACTGCTAATAAATCACCTGCTGTTTGGTATTCATTCTCTGCGTTTTTGTGGTCTCATTTAATTTTCACATCAAGAGCATTCCCTGAATACATTATTAACCCAGAATGTGACCCATTTTCAGTAATGTTATTACCTATCGTGGACTTACTGAACCATGATTATCAAGCTAAGGCCGAATGGTCGTCAAACGAGGACAGGTCATTTTGTTACAAGAATTTAAACGAAAATTTGAAGGCTGGCGACGAAGTGTTGAATAATTATGGTGCCAAAGGTAACGAAGAACTATTATCTGGATATGGGTTTGTCCTGGAAAACAATATATGTGATTCTTTACTACTGAAGCTCAAACTACCTGACGATACCATTCGTGATATTCTTGATTATGAACctgatattgaattattgaCCATTGACGACTATACTACTTTTGCCTTCGAAACTGAAATGGCCCAAAAGGCAAATGCGACAAATAAGAAGActgttgaaaatttttctgatggaattatttatttgattaaCGTTCAAAATCCAAGAGCTACCgtcttgaaattattgaaattattttcatatttgaaaaaatgcTCTGGAAAAGAATCACATAAGGATTTGAGAGCCAGATTTGATGGTTTACATACGTTAAGAGGTGCCATAGAACAAAATCTCTCTGCCATGAAGAGTGAACCCGTTTTCACTGAGAATTATCGGGAGAAGTATGATCTGAATGAATACAGACTATATTGTGCCAGTGAATATCGTAAGGGTCAGGAACAAGTCttgaaaaatacaatatcAGAGATTAGGGCAATCGAGAAAGAATGGCTAAAGGAGAACAAGCATTCTTTACTAAGTATCAATAAGATTCTTAAAAACGACACTCAATTTGCTGAGAATgaattatcttcattatttcaagGCATTGATCAAGAAGATGTCGCGTTCGAAAGCACGTTCGACTTGTTAATCATATGGATTGTGGCAAAAGCCAAGTATGCGTCGTTTCCATCCAAATACGAATGGGTTGGCAAGCAATTTAACGAATTACATCGAGTGATCGGGGACGCCATTGACATTGATGTACAGAACGATGCCAGTGCATtttatgaagaatttttcactaGTAAATCCGAAGCAATTCTTCCTCCTGTTACTCTTGATGAAATACAAAGGGCATTCATGTTTGTAAAATATAATTGCTTCACGAGAGTTTCGTCAGACGAAACCATTCTTGTGAAGAAATAG